From one Streptomyces spiramyceticus genomic stretch:
- a CDS encoding ATP-binding protein: MATVTPAWTYTLQLPHDPRAPGIARSTLRAVLRTHGMTRLTDTAELLASELVTNAHLHSTGPYALRLRATDPGRLRLGVWDSNPDIPAPFEGALGGPPEDGAEGGRGLHLVQLCADSWGAYPIATGLPGQGGKLLWVECVLS; this comes from the coding sequence ATGGCCACCGTAACGCCCGCCTGGACGTACACCCTTCAACTCCCGCACGACCCTCGTGCCCCCGGTATCGCGCGTTCCACCCTCCGCGCCGTACTCCGTACGCACGGCATGACGCGTCTGACCGACACCGCCGAACTGCTGGCCAGTGAGCTCGTCACCAACGCCCACCTCCACTCCACCGGCCCGTACGCCCTTCGCCTGCGCGCCACGGATCCAGGACGGCTCCGGCTCGGGGTCTGGGACTCCAATCCCGACATCCCGGCCCCCTTCGAGGGCGCGCTGGGCGGGCCGCCCGAAGACGGTGCCGAGGGCGGGCGCGGTCTGCATCTCGTTCAGCTCTGCGCCGACAGCTGGGGCGCGTATCCCATCGCCACAGGCCTGCCCGGCCAGGGCGGCAAGCTGCTCTGGGTGGAGTGTGTGCTGTCGTGA
- a CDS encoding AbrB/MazE/SpoVT family DNA-binding domain-containing protein, whose translation MRVNSKGQVTIPAELREQIGIRPGDEVDVVAEGGALRIVRREGSTTRGQRTTRRLRGTATTALSTDELMELLRGE comes from the coding sequence GTGAGGGTCAACAGCAAGGGGCAGGTGACGATCCCTGCGGAACTCCGGGAGCAGATCGGGATCCGGCCCGGCGACGAGGTCGACGTTGTTGCGGAGGGCGGCGCGCTGCGCATAGTGCGCAGGGAGGGCAGCACCACACGTGGGCAGCGGACAACGCGCCGACTGCGCGGCACGGCCACAACGGCGCTGAGTACGGACGAGCTCATGGAGCTGTTGCGTGGCGAGTAG
- a CDS encoding peptidoglycan-binding domain-containing protein: MFARHRVALATAAVFGALAMSVAPAVAHSPQAAAPVSAVQLAPPAYCGYYDGTATTQRGDSGNRVREVQCLINYWSGSDVLAIDGAFGPRTESWVVHFQDVNGLRVDGIVGPQTWDALRAL, translated from the coding sequence ATGTTCGCACGTCATCGGGTCGCCCTCGCCACCGCCGCAGTCTTCGGCGCGCTCGCCATGTCCGTCGCACCCGCCGTCGCCCATTCCCCACAGGCCGCCGCTCCCGTCTCAGCCGTTCAGCTCGCTCCGCCCGCGTACTGCGGCTACTACGACGGCACTGCCACGACCCAGCGCGGTGATTCCGGCAACCGGGTCCGGGAGGTGCAGTGCCTCATCAATTACTGGAGCGGCAGCGATGTGCTTGCAATTGACGGCGCCTTCGGGCCCCGTACCGAGAGTTGGGTCGTCCACTTCCAGGACGTGAACGGTCTCCGGGTCGACGGCATCGTCGGTCCCCAGACGTGGGACGCCCTGCGCGCTCTCTGA
- a CDS encoding phosphatase PAP2 family protein — protein sequence MAGLALDGANPDVSLLYDINGLAADAPGWFDRVMEFIGEYGIMLGMVLVALGCWWSVRRREDAVTSVAGLVWAPLAAGIALLINIPIRGFVERPRPFKDHTGLEVLVAGKTDYSFVSDHATMAMAIGVGVFIANRKFGLAAIGLAVLEGFCRVYMGVHYPTDVVGGFALGTAVALLLAPLSMALLTPLMAAISRSEKVGWLVRAKGAGAASAGAEPEGVPSFPGQRVAGDDERSDLAA from the coding sequence ATGGCTGGACTCGCACTCGATGGGGCCAACCCCGATGTCAGTCTGCTCTACGACATCAACGGACTGGCGGCGGACGCCCCCGGCTGGTTCGACCGGGTCATGGAGTTCATCGGTGAGTACGGGATCATGCTCGGCATGGTCCTGGTGGCGCTCGGGTGCTGGTGGAGCGTGCGCCGGCGCGAGGACGCGGTCACCTCGGTGGCCGGGCTCGTCTGGGCGCCGCTCGCGGCGGGGATCGCGCTGCTGATCAATATTCCGATCCGTGGGTTTGTCGAACGGCCGCGGCCGTTCAAGGACCACACGGGGCTTGAGGTCCTCGTCGCCGGCAAGACCGACTATTCGTTCGTCAGCGACCACGCGACGATGGCGATGGCGATCGGCGTCGGAGTCTTCATCGCCAACCGGAAGTTCGGGCTCGCCGCGATCGGGCTGGCCGTGCTTGAGGGCTTCTGCCGGGTGTACATGGGTGTGCACTATCCGACCGACGTCGTGGGCGGGTTCGCGCTCGGTACGGCCGTGGCGCTGCTGCTCGCGCCGCTCTCGATGGCGCTGCTCACGCCGCTCATGGCTGCCATCTCGCGCTCGGAGAAGGTGGGTTGGCTCGTACGGGCGAAGGGGGCGGGGGCGGCCTCGGCAGGTGCGGAGCCGGAGGGCGTGCCCTCGTTCCCCGGCCAGCGGGTGGCCGGGGACGACGAGCGCAGCGATCTCGCGGCGTGA
- a CDS encoding NlpC/P60 family protein — MRKVWVASGVGIGLCLSFVALLVVGTFSAAAGLAGSAGGGRAVGLAKGAVPALYQPLVQKWGNLCPAINPALLAAQLYQESGWNPQAKSPADARGIAQFIPGTWATHGVDGDKDGDRDIWDPADAIPSAASYDCELAGYVKKVPGDQTKNMLAAYNAGAYAVIKYGGVPPYRETQNYVKVITTLEQSFAKPVGRVQPSRQAAGAIYFAQKKLGTKYLWGGNGTPEQGGRFDCSGLTQAAYRTVGIELPRVANDQYNAGPHPSRDELLPGDLVFFSDDLTNSREIRHVGLYVGGGYMINAPFTGAVIRFDKIDTPDYFGATRVTEDGAKALPTKRPE; from the coding sequence GTGCGAAAAGTCTGGGTGGCCTCGGGGGTCGGGATAGGGCTCTGTCTGAGCTTTGTCGCGCTGCTCGTCGTCGGGACCTTCTCCGCCGCCGCGGGGCTGGCCGGCAGTGCGGGTGGCGGGCGGGCGGTCGGGCTGGCCAAGGGGGCCGTGCCCGCGCTCTATCAGCCGCTCGTGCAGAAGTGGGGCAACCTCTGCCCGGCCATCAATCCGGCCCTCCTCGCCGCGCAGTTGTACCAGGAGAGCGGCTGGAATCCGCAGGCCAAGAGCCCGGCGGACGCCCGCGGTATCGCGCAGTTCATTCCCGGCACGTGGGCGACCCACGGGGTGGACGGGGACAAGGACGGGGACCGGGACATCTGGGATCCGGCGGATGCGATTCCGTCAGCGGCGTCGTACGACTGTGAACTGGCCGGGTATGTGAAGAAAGTGCCTGGGGATCAGACCAAGAACATGCTGGCCGCCTACAACGCGGGCGCGTACGCCGTCATCAAGTACGGGGGCGTACCGCCGTATCGTGAGACGCAGAATTATGTGAAGGTCATCACCACCCTGGAGCAGAGCTTCGCGAAGCCCGTCGGGCGGGTGCAGCCGTCGCGGCAGGCCGCCGGAGCCATCTACTTCGCGCAGAAGAAGCTCGGCACGAAGTACCTGTGGGGCGGTAACGGGACGCCCGAGCAGGGCGGGCGTTTCGACTGCTCCGGGCTCACGCAGGCGGCGTACCGGACCGTGGGGATCGAACTGCCGCGCGTGGCGAACGACCAGTACAACGCCGGGCCGCATCCTTCGAGGGACGAGCTGCTGCCCGGGGACCTGGTGTTCTTCTCGGACGACCTCACCAACTCGCGCGAGATCCGGCACGTCGGGCTGTACGTCGGCGGCGGGTACATGATCAACGCGCCGTTCACCGGCGCCGTCATCCGCTTCGACAAGATCGATACGCCGGATTATTTTGGTGCCACCCGGGTCACCGAGGATGGCGCGAAGGCGCTCCCGACGAAGCGTCCGGAGTAG
- a CDS encoding type II toxin-antitoxin system VapC family toxin, translated as MASRHLRAVRNAAEHPVTLVDSCVLLDIATDDPKWADWSEEALARACDEGEVVINPLVYAEVSVGYASIEALDEALPPEDYLREQLPYEAGFLAGKAFMTYRQRGGAKASPMPDFYIGAHAAVRSYRLLARDVARYRTYFPKVELIHPAG; from the coding sequence GTGGCGAGTAGGCATCTGCGTGCGGTCCGGAACGCGGCCGAGCACCCCGTCACCCTTGTCGATTCCTGCGTACTCCTCGACATCGCGACCGATGACCCGAAGTGGGCCGACTGGTCGGAAGAAGCGCTCGCGCGGGCATGCGACGAGGGGGAGGTGGTCATCAATCCGCTCGTCTACGCCGAGGTGTCCGTCGGGTACGCCTCCATCGAGGCGTTGGACGAAGCCCTGCCGCCCGAGGACTACCTACGGGAACAGCTTCCCTACGAGGCGGGTTTTCTCGCCGGCAAGGCATTCATGACCTACCGGCAACGCGGCGGTGCCAAAGCCTCTCCGATGCCCGACTTCTACATCGGTGCGCACGCGGCTGTCCGCTCCTATCGCCTGCTTGCGCGGGACGTGGCGCGATACCGCACCTACTTTCCGAAGGTCGAGCTGATCCACCCAGCGGGGTGA
- a CDS encoding FAD-binding oxidoreductase, translated as MERRTLLTSAAAIAATATATACTGRTDPATGRGTATGRATTTGTAAATGTATTTATGTATRTAATAATPDWTALARGLDGPLVRPGDAAYKTARQLYNTRFDNLKPAAVAYVATEADVKECLAFARRHRTPVAIRNGGHSYAGWSSGTGRLVIDVSKLARIKANGSTATIGAGAKLIDVYQGLARNGRRTIPAGSCPTVGISGLTLGGGHGVVSRAYGLTCDSLTSATLITAAGKRLHCTATENADLFWALRGAGNGNFGVVTDLTFRTHPAPAAVTAFLSWPWSKAQAVVNAWQEWGPSQPDEIWSSAHLAAGAGGRQPTVSISAFSLGTYTDLQNAVDRLADKIGTPARSVSLRRRTYQESMLIYAGCAGFTDAQCHLPGTTPGRTPQGVLGRETYAGRSDFFNRSLSPAGIRALLAQAEAFTRIPVAEGGGGGSIALTALGGAVNRVDPLATAFVHRRSRMLAQYIGSWRAGTPGTAQQTWLNNAHGAMRRYASGAAYQNYTDATLTDWRKAYYGPAASRLTNLKKRYDPDRLFDFPQAL; from the coding sequence ATGGAACGGCGCACACTTCTCACCTCGGCAGCGGCGATCGCAGCCACCGCAACAGCAACCGCCTGCACCGGACGCACCGACCCGGCGACGGGCAGAGGCACGGCCACGGGCAGGGCCACGACCACGGGAACGGCCGCAGCCACAGGCACCGCCACAACGACAGCCACAGGCACAGCCACGCGCACCGCCGCCACCGCCGCCACCCCCGACTGGACCGCCCTGGCCCGCGGCCTCGACGGCCCCCTCGTCCGCCCCGGCGACGCCGCCTACAAAACCGCCCGCCAGCTCTACAACACCCGCTTCGACAACCTGAAGCCCGCCGCAGTCGCCTACGTAGCCACGGAGGCGGACGTAAAGGAGTGCCTCGCCTTCGCCAGAAGGCACCGCACCCCCGTAGCCATCCGCAACGGCGGCCACTCCTACGCCGGCTGGTCCTCCGGCACCGGACGCCTCGTCATCGACGTATCGAAGCTGGCCCGCATCAAAGCGAACGGCAGCACGGCAACCATCGGCGCCGGCGCCAAGCTCATCGACGTCTACCAGGGCCTCGCCCGCAACGGCCGCCGCACCATCCCCGCAGGCTCCTGCCCCACCGTCGGCATCTCCGGCCTCACCCTCGGCGGCGGCCACGGCGTAGTCTCCCGCGCGTACGGCCTGACCTGCGACAGCCTGACCTCCGCCACCCTCATCACCGCCGCAGGCAAGCGCCTCCACTGCACCGCCACCGAGAACGCGGACCTCTTCTGGGCCCTGCGCGGCGCGGGCAACGGCAACTTCGGCGTAGTGACCGACCTGACCTTCCGCACCCACCCCGCCCCCGCTGCGGTGACCGCATTCCTCTCCTGGCCCTGGTCAAAGGCCCAGGCGGTCGTCAACGCCTGGCAGGAGTGGGGCCCGTCCCAGCCCGACGAGATCTGGTCGTCGGCGCACCTCGCCGCCGGCGCCGGCGGCCGGCAGCCCACGGTCAGCATCTCCGCGTTCTCCCTCGGCACCTACACCGACCTCCAGAACGCCGTCGACCGCCTCGCCGACAAGATCGGCACCCCGGCCCGCTCCGTCTCCCTGCGCCGCCGCACGTACCAGGAGTCGATGCTGATCTACGCCGGCTGTGCCGGTTTCACCGACGCCCAGTGCCACCTCCCCGGCACCACCCCCGGCCGCACCCCGCAGGGCGTCCTGGGCCGGGAGACCTACGCCGGCCGTTCCGACTTCTTCAACCGTTCGCTCTCGCCCGCCGGGATACGCGCCCTGCTCGCCCAGGCGGAGGCCTTCACCCGCATCCCCGTGGCCGAGGGCGGTGGCGGCGGCAGCATCGCGCTGACGGCGCTCGGCGGTGCGGTGAACCGCGTGGACCCGCTCGCGACGGCCTTCGTGCACCGCCGCTCGCGCATGCTCGCCCAGTACATCGGCTCCTGGCGGGCCGGCACCCCCGGAACGGCCCAGCAGACCTGGCTGAACAACGCCCACGGGGCCATGCGCCGCTACGCATCGGGGGCGGCGTACCAGAACTACACGGACGCGACCCTGACGGACTGGCGGAAGGCGTACTACGGCCCGGCAGCCAGCCGCCTCACCAACCTCAAGAAGCGCTACGACCCCGACAGGCTCTTCGACTTCCCCCAGGCACTCTGA